One genomic window of Marinobacter adhaerens HP15 includes the following:
- the pseH gene encoding UDP-4-amino-4,6-dideoxy-N-acetyl-beta-L-altrosamine N-acetyltransferase, with the protein MKAHNLRPMTETDLEQVLSWRNHPEVRRYMYTTHEIGIEEHRKWFSGIKHDPAVDPMIYENHGLARGFVNITRTRCPEVADWGFYLAPDAPKGTGRSLGNQALTYVFLELGLHKLCGQALGFNERSISFHRALGFSEEGRLRDQHFDGHEFHDVFCFGLLKQEWKTKDQESNND; encoded by the coding sequence GTGAAAGCGCACAATCTCCGGCCTATGACGGAAACCGACCTTGAGCAGGTGTTGAGTTGGCGTAATCACCCTGAGGTACGTCGCTACATGTACACCACTCACGAAATCGGGATAGAAGAGCATAGAAAATGGTTTTCCGGCATCAAGCATGATCCTGCGGTAGATCCTATGATTTATGAAAACCACGGGCTGGCCAGAGGTTTTGTGAATATTACGCGCACGCGATGCCCGGAGGTTGCAGACTGGGGGTTCTACCTGGCGCCTGACGCGCCGAAAGGTACAGGGAGGTCTTTGGGTAACCAGGCTTTAACGTATGTGTTTCTAGAGCTTGGCCTTCACAAGCTTTGCGGCCAGGCTCTCGGCTTTAATGAGCGCTCTATATCGTTCCATAGGGCGCTAGGGTTCTCCGAAGAAGGGCGCCTCCGAGATCAGCATTTTGATGGCCACGAGTTCCACGACGTTTTTTGCTTTGGTCTGCTAAAACAAGAGTGGAAAACAAAAGATCAGGAATCGAATAATGACTGA
- a CDS encoding capsule biosynthesis protein — MTRGVTYACESVGIPFISHERTWFGDGIQLVPNGNCLGLKALGELVSEYSEKPLTVSQAKYAGKLVGDRFLQRNSLEWRLYNQNPEPAPWPTRTSGKRVLIVPSSKNEFAGHEDWETGWQDNTQALDDFFEVYDIHPEQVVLRCHPNWSENIGRVTGERSLRLYRQWAEDRGIHFISSEEKASTYDLIQQSDIVVLNGGSSAVEAGACGKQVVCLGPAPYERAGFAQIFLSRQDMEESDLLDLDEDLVRRKTLRFLYVRSHRYPQFVDYVKALETTKYQYLEGADPDRIIRQFETGNIEADDPVFSEFESSENEVLSLLRQNAWGELADYEVPKTVGQPYQVNRRFAFRWVDGFRSMFSRGDRG; from the coding sequence TTGACTCGTGGTGTCACCTACGCCTGTGAATCAGTGGGTATTCCCTTTATAAGCCATGAACGGACATGGTTTGGGGACGGTATCCAGCTGGTGCCGAATGGCAACTGTCTCGGTCTGAAAGCGTTGGGTGAGCTTGTTTCAGAGTACAGCGAAAAACCATTGACAGTATCCCAAGCCAAATATGCAGGAAAACTAGTAGGAGATAGGTTCCTGCAGCGAAACTCATTGGAGTGGCGCCTATATAACCAAAATCCCGAGCCTGCTCCTTGGCCAACCAGGACATCCGGAAAGAGGGTTCTAATTGTACCGAGTAGCAAGAACGAGTTCGCCGGTCATGAAGACTGGGAAACTGGGTGGCAGGATAACACCCAGGCCCTTGACGACTTTTTCGAGGTCTACGACATCCACCCAGAGCAAGTAGTTTTACGGTGCCACCCTAATTGGTCTGAAAACATTGGGCGGGTAACGGGAGAGCGTTCGCTCAGGCTTTACCGGCAATGGGCGGAAGATCGAGGAATCCATTTCATCAGTAGTGAAGAGAAGGCAAGCACATACGACCTCATACAACAGTCAGATATTGTTGTTTTGAATGGGGGAAGTTCAGCTGTAGAGGCCGGGGCGTGTGGTAAGCAGGTTGTGTGTCTCGGGCCAGCTCCTTACGAGAGGGCGGGGTTCGCTCAGATTTTCCTGTCACGCCAGGATATGGAAGAGAGTGATCTACTTGATTTGGATGAGGACCTGGTGCGGCGTAAAACCCTTAGGTTTTTATACGTTCGGTCTCATCGTTATCCCCAGTTCGTGGATTATGTTAAGGCGCTGGAAACCACCAAGTATCAATATCTTGAAGGTGCAGACCCTGATCGCATCATCAGGCAATTTGAGACTGGCAACATAGAGGCAGACGATCCGGTCTTTTCAGAATTCGAGAGTTCAGAAAACGAGGTGCTTTCGCTGCTTCGGCAGAATGCCTGGGGAGAGTTGGCCGATTACGAAGTCCCAAAAACTGTTGGCCAGCCTTATCAAGTTAATCGTCGTTTTGCCTTTAGATGGGTCGACGGTTTTAGATCTATGTTTTCTAGAGGGGATCGGGGGTGA
- a CDS encoding UDP-glucuronic acid decarboxylase family protein, translating to MRVLVTGGAGFLGSHLCERLLNEGHDVLCVDNFFTGRKRNIAHLMNNPYFEVMRHDVTFPLYVEVDQIYNLACPASPVHYQHDPVQTTKTSVHGAINMLGLAKRLGARIFQASTSEVYGDPEVHPQPESYWGKVNPIGIRSCYDEGKRCAETLFFDYYRQHNLPIKVARIFNTYGPRMHPNDGRVVSNFVVQALKGEDITIYGEGQQTRSFCYVDDLVDGFVRLMNSREDFTGPVNLGNPGEFTIRELAERVIELTGSSSELIFKPLPQDDPKQRQPNIELARAELGWEPTIKLDDGLRKTITYFDDLLSIKDLD from the coding sequence ATGAGAGTACTTGTAACTGGTGGGGCTGGTTTTCTAGGGTCTCATCTGTGTGAACGCCTCTTGAATGAAGGCCATGACGTCCTTTGTGTGGACAACTTCTTTACGGGGCGAAAGCGGAATATTGCCCACCTTATGAATAACCCTTACTTCGAGGTAATGAGGCACGACGTCACATTCCCCCTTTACGTGGAAGTCGACCAAATCTATAACCTTGCGTGCCCCGCCTCTCCCGTACACTATCAGCACGACCCGGTACAGACTACCAAGACGAGTGTTCACGGCGCGATCAACATGCTGGGTCTTGCAAAACGATTGGGAGCGAGAATTTTCCAAGCGTCCACCAGTGAAGTGTACGGCGACCCGGAGGTACACCCCCAGCCCGAAAGTTATTGGGGTAAAGTTAACCCAATCGGAATACGGTCCTGTTACGACGAAGGGAAGCGATGCGCGGAAACGCTGTTCTTTGATTACTACAGGCAGCATAACCTCCCAATTAAGGTGGCCCGAATTTTCAACACCTATGGTCCTCGGATGCATCCCAACGATGGACGTGTCGTCAGTAACTTCGTTGTTCAGGCGTTGAAAGGAGAAGACATCACGATCTATGGTGAAGGGCAGCAAACCCGGAGCTTCTGCTATGTGGATGATCTGGTCGATGGTTTCGTCCGTTTGATGAATTCACGGGAAGACTTCACCGGCCCGGTTAACTTGGGTAACCCAGGTGAATTTACCATCAGAGAGCTCGCGGAGCGCGTGATTGAATTGACTGGTTCGTCTTCCGAATTGATTTTCAAGCCCCTCCCACAGGACGACCCAAAGCAGCGTCAGCCGAACATTGAGCTTGCGCGTGCTGAATTGGGTTGGGAACCCACGATTAAGCTTGATGACGGCCTGAGAAAAACAATCACCTATTTCGATGATTTGCTGTCTATTAAAGATCTGGATTGA
- a CDS encoding oligosaccharide repeat unit polymerase produces MIKHFIWVWVFYWVAFAFLPVSSLYTSVGEAFLLQLTFLVLVLFGFSWSWLAGIHYRAPMCGTRTPKSLHKAIQLSLIFSSVGTLCIIYDKIAIQGIDYSQGVAVAREAWRKEGIEREGGISSVFSMLGYLLSSGYYVAAVLLVAFGESLKRSFLYKGIFLVFILLMANSVLAGGRSNVLLVTVFVAGAITAVSGWSYRSLFPSKGLRSSVFVLVLFSFFYVLYVFSERAEATGIDVSAYVKHFLPYLGLRLAPWFSEVGGNGVLFDIINLLVLALSYITHSLATAAGIIENGPGDKVIVFLHPLNILSKLGIVARPDSSWFLSGRFPSLPAALFYQFGLFGFFVVSIFVGFLSAAARYFYIAFPSSIVAMSFYLMMYSILIISPLLLAIDFMSFPFVMFSFFLVAVISSASKFIARSLKF; encoded by the coding sequence ATGATTAAGCATTTTATCTGGGTTTGGGTTTTTTACTGGGTCGCTTTTGCCTTTCTACCCGTTAGTTCGCTTTATACATCTGTAGGCGAAGCTTTTTTACTTCAACTCACATTTTTAGTCTTAGTTTTATTTGGTTTTAGTTGGAGTTGGTTGGCAGGTATCCATTATCGAGCGCCAATGTGCGGAACGCGGACACCGAAGAGTTTACACAAAGCGATCCAGTTGTCGTTAATATTTTCGAGCGTTGGCACTCTCTGTATAATTTATGACAAAATCGCAATTCAGGGCATAGATTACAGTCAAGGTGTGGCAGTAGCCAGAGAAGCTTGGAGAAAAGAGGGTATTGAAAGAGAGGGTGGTATTTCTTCGGTCTTCAGTATGCTGGGGTACCTTTTAAGTAGTGGCTATTACGTGGCTGCCGTGCTTCTTGTTGCGTTTGGCGAAAGTTTAAAAAGGTCATTCCTATATAAAGGAATTTTTCTAGTTTTTATTTTACTTATGGCTAACTCCGTTCTGGCTGGTGGGCGTTCAAATGTTCTATTGGTCACAGTCTTCGTTGCGGGTGCGATAACTGCAGTATCTGGGTGGTCATATCGGTCACTTTTCCCAAGTAAAGGGCTGCGCTCATCTGTATTTGTTTTGGTTTTATTTTCTTTTTTCTATGTTTTGTATGTCTTTTCTGAACGAGCCGAAGCGACAGGGATCGACGTTTCCGCCTATGTAAAACACTTTCTTCCTTACCTCGGTCTAAGGTTAGCCCCATGGTTTTCTGAGGTAGGTGGTAATGGAGTATTGTTTGATATTATTAATCTATTGGTGCTCGCGCTTAGTTATATCACACATAGTTTGGCAACCGCAGCCGGGATTATCGAGAATGGGCCTGGGGACAAGGTGATTGTTTTTCTACACCCTTTGAACATCTTAAGCAAGCTAGGAATTGTTGCCCGGCCGGATAGTTCGTGGTTTTTGTCTGGTAGGTTTCCGTCATTGCCCGCTGCATTGTTTTATCAGTTCGGTCTTTTTGGTTTTTTTGTTGTTTCAATTTTTGTAGGATTCTTGAGTGCCGCAGCGCGCTATTTTTATATAGCCTTTCCTTCTAGCATCGTTGCTATGAGCTTTTATCTAATGATGTATTCTATTCTTATTATTTCGCCTTTGCTTCTTGCTATTGATTTTATGAGTTTTCCATTTGTGATGTTTTCTTTTTTCCTTGTTGCGGTTATTTCAAGCGCGAGTAAATTTATAGCACGTTCACTTAAATTCTAA
- a CDS encoding glycosyltransferase family 2 protein encodes MSKTSEQSVTIVTPAYNAERLIDSTIQSVLNQTFDDWEMLVVDDCSTDGTREIVQKWAEEDPRIKLIALSANFGGPAGPRNIGVREASGKYVAFLDSDDIWHPRKLEIQLQVLSKSNASFVCSQMKDFTSEQEISFDSIERYDLEEVSFKQQSLRARIPTSSVIAERDLLKAAPFVEGINYKAVEDYHCWLRILERTPKCIKVRAPLLFYRKIEGQISGSKMAMMKKVFMVHWDYPGRSLSQAVFLTLTHVLGGLYFRFIKKGM; translated from the coding sequence GTGAGTAAGACTTCAGAGCAATCAGTAACGATAGTTACGCCCGCCTACAATGCTGAAAGATTAATCGACTCTACAATTCAATCGGTCCTCAACCAAACCTTTGACGATTGGGAGATGCTTGTTGTTGATGACTGCTCGACTGATGGAACACGAGAAATCGTTCAAAAGTGGGCGGAAGAGGACCCGAGAATTAAATTGATTGCACTCAGCGCTAATTTTGGGGGGCCAGCAGGCCCACGGAATATTGGCGTGAGAGAAGCGTCTGGGAAATATGTTGCCTTTTTGGATTCTGACGACATTTGGCATCCAAGGAAGCTGGAAATCCAATTGCAGGTGCTATCCAAGTCTAATGCGAGTTTCGTTTGCTCGCAGATGAAGGATTTCACGAGTGAGCAGGAAATATCGTTTGATAGTATCGAGCGATATGACCTTGAAGAAGTTTCGTTTAAGCAACAAAGCTTGCGCGCGCGGATCCCTACTTCCAGCGTGATTGCTGAAAGAGATCTTTTAAAGGCAGCTCCATTCGTAGAAGGCATTAACTATAAGGCTGTCGAAGACTATCACTGCTGGCTGAGAATTCTTGAAAGAACCCCGAAATGTATAAAGGTTCGCGCTCCGCTGCTTTTCTATCGAAAGATCGAGGGTCAAATATCCGGCTCCAAGATGGCTATGATGAAAAAAGTTTTCATGGTGCATTGGGACTACCCTGGAAGGAGTCTTTCTCAGGCGGTGTTTTTAACCCTGACCCATGTATTGGGTGGTTTGTATTTCAGATTTATAAAGAAAGGAATGTGA
- a CDS encoding lipopolysaccharide biosynthesis protein, whose amino-acid sequence MMLRPLLMARLFDAPDFGTYIAGLLVSSSFCVLGCLGLQPKLQRSMPMGFVARKELASQILLFQSILVALLLALVGCLIGVADLSIAGLSPGTFAISVVHGFSQQIFVLSTVESRSRGQALRFSWQNMGRAISIITAAGMVAWYVRSPEETLLTEAIISILLASLILVKSSTRHSTGLRALFLLAIRRLAVIRWSEPLSLMLVMLVGFSLANADRWVAVTVLPPVQFAWYGFAWILLTAAQSIQTITNSSLYPALAKRFAIGGGRASFSLAWKASLVFLILGGIGVLPSYFLLEEIIVNWFEDYQRSLEILPIFLAVASIRISDFWSSHLLVSGKERLLLAVNCFSGAFVFILFSLLGYFQSVDKLGITELAHLALTLTAVNYLLVLIFSLKFRR is encoded by the coding sequence ATGATGCTGCGCCCCTTGCTTATGGCTCGGCTTTTTGACGCCCCTGATTTTGGCACGTACATAGCTGGATTGTTGGTTTCGAGCAGCTTCTGTGTCCTTGGCTGTTTGGGGCTACAGCCAAAATTACAGCGCAGTATGCCGATGGGCTTCGTCGCTCGAAAAGAATTGGCAAGCCAAATCCTTTTATTTCAGTCCATTCTGGTTGCACTTCTTCTGGCCTTGGTAGGTTGTTTGATCGGGGTGGCAGATTTGTCTATCGCCGGCTTGAGCCCGGGGACCTTTGCAATAAGCGTCGTCCATGGTTTTTCTCAGCAGATTTTCGTGCTCTCAACGGTGGAGAGCAGGAGTAGAGGGCAGGCGTTAAGGTTTAGTTGGCAGAATATGGGGCGGGCGATTTCAATAATCACAGCGGCCGGCATGGTCGCGTGGTACGTGCGCTCGCCCGAAGAGACACTTCTAACCGAAGCCATCATTTCCATCCTATTGGCTTCGCTTATACTGGTCAAAAGCTCTACTCGCCACAGCACTGGGCTCCGTGCCTTATTTCTTTTGGCAATTCGCAGACTAGCCGTAATTCGGTGGTCTGAACCGCTGTCGCTAATGCTTGTGATGTTGGTAGGGTTCAGTTTGGCAAACGCAGACCGATGGGTAGCAGTTACCGTTCTTCCGCCTGTTCAGTTCGCGTGGTATGGATTTGCCTGGATATTACTTACAGCGGCGCAATCAATTCAAACGATTACCAATTCATCCCTTTATCCCGCATTGGCAAAACGTTTCGCGATAGGGGGGGGAAGGGCCAGTTTTTCACTCGCTTGGAAAGCGAGCTTAGTCTTCTTGATTTTGGGTGGTATCGGCGTGTTGCCGAGTTACTTCCTTTTGGAAGAGATAATTGTTAATTGGTTTGAGGACTATCAACGTTCCCTCGAAATACTTCCAATTTTCCTGGCTGTTGCTTCGATTCGAATATCTGATTTCTGGTCTAGTCATCTACTTGTTTCCGGAAAAGAGCGTTTACTACTTGCGGTAAATTGCTTTTCCGGGGCGTTTGTTTTCATCTTATTTTCGCTGCTCGGCTACTTTCAGTCCGTAGATAAGCTAGGCATCACTGAGCTTGCCCATCTCGCCCTAACTTTGACAGCTGTAAATTACCTTCTTGTATTGATCTTTTCTCTGAAATTTAGGAGATGA
- a CDS encoding DapH/DapD/GlmU-related protein, producing the protein MTLFRASHLRRTFLWRWWNFLRFIARGVRIHPTTVIDGRSEQITLNRGAKIGARVNIRLSAYGELFLSNDVWLSHDVEIESSKKITIGAGTTVQRRATINGSVSIGSGCIIAPNVFISSGTHPFRVYPEKTIREQERLIVEERGDLSSLDRPISIGDDCWLGVNVVICPGVNIGRGSVVGANSVVLKDIPENTVCAGVPANIVGSR; encoded by the coding sequence ATGACGTTGTTTAGAGCTTCCCATTTAAGAAGAACGTTTCTGTGGCGGTGGTGGAATTTTCTCCGTTTCATTGCCAGAGGGGTGCGAATTCACCCCACAACGGTTATAGATGGGCGTTCTGAACAAATAACCCTTAATAGGGGAGCGAAGATAGGCGCACGAGTCAATATACGATTGTCAGCGTACGGAGAACTATTTTTATCAAATGATGTCTGGCTTTCTCACGATGTTGAGATAGAGTCTTCGAAAAAAATAACAATTGGCGCCGGGACCACGGTGCAGCGAAGAGCAACCATTAACGGATCGGTAAGCATTGGGAGCGGGTGCATCATTGCGCCAAACGTTTTCATTTCATCAGGAACTCATCCCTTTAGAGTATATCCGGAGAAAACCATCCGGGAGCAGGAGCGATTAATCGTTGAGGAGCGGGGAGACCTTTCTTCACTCGATAGGCCAATTAGTATCGGCGACGACTGCTGGTTGGGGGTGAATGTAGTCATATGCCCAGGGGTCAACATTGGCCGGGGATCGGTTGTTGGCGCGAACTCCGTTGTATTAAAAGATATTCCAGAAAATACCGTTTGTGCTGGTGTCCCAGCTAATATCGTCGGATCTCGATGA
- a CDS encoding phytanoyl-CoA dioxygenase family protein yields MNAAAVGRLKRVFESLSSKPGYTLMRGFARFSTLRLSIPFLRAAVLKIKGRSHRDSLELEGKETCFPDVDIDSVVSALRKDGVAFGFRLPDEVVQSIRSYAEEALCFADRAPAYGFKIEHRERAEEMLNKKILVAQYFNTLSENPEIARLAQDPTLKEIARRFLNSPPTFVGANLWWTFPVEATEEDRHRHAHKFHRDVDDFKFFKFFFYLTDVEKGDGAHVVVAGSQGKPPINGFFDRWNIRRYTDQEIAENYSPSQVKEIDGRAGDGFAEDTWCIHKGQTPVRKPRLLLQLQFALFDYNAMHDQRSQELLQRLA; encoded by the coding sequence TTGAATGCTGCTGCAGTAGGGCGGTTAAAACGCGTTTTCGAGAGTTTGTCCAGTAAACCAGGCTATACCTTAATGAGGGGCTTTGCGCGTTTTTCCACTTTGAGGTTATCCATACCCTTTCTGCGTGCAGCAGTTCTCAAAATTAAAGGACGTTCCCATCGCGATTCTCTTGAGCTAGAAGGCAAAGAGACATGCTTTCCTGATGTTGATATCGATTCAGTGGTGTCAGCGCTTCGAAAGGATGGAGTTGCATTTGGTTTCAGGCTGCCGGATGAAGTAGTGCAGTCTATCCGCTCATACGCAGAAGAAGCGTTATGTTTCGCTGATAGGGCACCTGCATATGGTTTTAAGATAGAACATAGAGAGCGTGCGGAGGAAATGCTTAATAAAAAAATACTTGTTGCTCAGTATTTTAATACGCTTTCGGAAAATCCTGAAATTGCCCGTCTGGCTCAAGATCCCACTCTCAAGGAGATAGCCCGTCGTTTTTTGAATTCACCTCCGACCTTCGTTGGTGCCAACTTGTGGTGGACGTTTCCGGTGGAAGCGACTGAAGAGGATCGTCACCGGCATGCGCACAAATTCCATAGGGATGTAGACGACTTCAAATTCTTCAAATTCTTTTTCTATCTCACAGATGTTGAGAAAGGGGATGGAGCCCACGTCGTTGTTGCGGGCTCTCAAGGGAAACCGCCCATAAACGGTTTCTTTGATCGGTGGAACATCCGCCGCTACACCGATCAAGAGATTGCTGAGAACTACAGTCCGTCTCAAGTAAAAGAAATTGACGGTCGCGCAGGCGATGGATTTGCAGAAGATACTTGGTGTATTCACAAGGGGCAGACGCCAGTGAGAAAGCCTCGCCTTTTGCTTCAACTCCAATTTGCGCTTTTCGATTACAACGCAATGCATGATCAAAGAAGCCAAGAATTGCTTCAAAGGCTAGCGTGA
- the pseI gene encoding pseudaminic acid synthase translates to MTEPKIVIAGREISRNQSPYIIAELSANHNGNLETAMRIISEAVKAGADAVKLQTYRPDTITLDCQSDEFKIKGGLWDGRTLYELYEEAHMPWEWHKPLFDHARNVGIPIFSSPFDRTAVDLLEDLNAPAYKIASFEAIDLPLIRYVAATGKPMIISTGMANAEEIEEAINAAHEGGCKELAILHCVSGYPAPAEDYNLRTITDMVERFGLVTGLSDHTLDNTTAIASVVLGASLIEKHFTLDRRGGGPDDSFSLEPKDLAELCSGAKTAWKSLGKVDYGQKSSEVGNAQFRRSLYFVEDLKCGDRIASSSIRSVRPGYGLPPKYYDELLDRRLKSDVKKGTAVTWDLLA, encoded by the coding sequence ATGACTGAACCGAAAATAGTAATAGCCGGAAGAGAGATCTCTCGCAACCAGTCTCCCTACATTATTGCAGAGCTTTCAGCTAACCATAACGGTAATCTTGAGACTGCGATGAGGATTATTAGCGAGGCCGTCAAAGCAGGTGCCGACGCTGTTAAGTTACAGACATACCGACCTGATACTATAACGCTGGATTGCCAGTCGGACGAGTTCAAGATCAAAGGGGGGCTTTGGGACGGAAGAACGCTCTATGAGCTTTATGAGGAAGCGCATATGCCGTGGGAGTGGCATAAGCCACTTTTTGATCACGCACGGAATGTTGGAATTCCGATATTTAGTTCGCCCTTTGACCGAACTGCAGTGGACCTTCTTGAGGATCTAAACGCGCCAGCATACAAAATTGCGTCTTTTGAAGCGATTGATCTCCCACTTATCCGTTATGTGGCTGCCACTGGGAAGCCTATGATTATCTCTACGGGTATGGCCAATGCCGAAGAGATTGAAGAAGCCATCAATGCTGCCCATGAGGGAGGTTGTAAGGAACTAGCAATTCTGCATTGCGTAAGCGGCTATCCGGCACCAGCCGAGGATTACAACCTTCGCACGATTACAGACATGGTTGAAAGGTTTGGCTTAGTTACCGGCCTGTCTGATCATACCTTGGACAATACAACTGCAATTGCCAGCGTAGTTTTAGGGGCCTCTCTGATAGAAAAGCATTTCACGCTAGACCGTCGTGGTGGTGGGCCAGATGATAGCTTTTCTCTTGAGCCGAAAGATCTGGCAGAGCTTTGTTCCGGCGCAAAAACGGCTTGGAAATCGCTTGGCAAAGTTGATTATGGTCAAAAGTCCAGCGAGGTAGGTAATGCACAATTTCGAAGGTCACTCTATTTCGTTGAAGACTTGAAATGTGGGGATCGGATCGCTTCCAGCTCAATTCGTAGTGTTAGGCCGGGATATGGATTGCCCCCAAAATATTACGATGAGCTTTTGGATCGAAGGCTTAAAAGCGATGTTAAAAAGGGTACGGCTGTTACTTGGGACTTGCTGGCTTGA